Below is a window of Synechococcus sp. RSCCF101 DNA.
CGGTTGTAGTGCAACCAGATCGGGACGCACCAGGAGGGATGCTCCAGAAAGAGCGGTGGTCGCACCCGCTGCAGGGCATCCACCACATCACAGGGGTGGCGGTAGATCGCCAGCACCAGCGAATCGGGGCTGACGCGAAGCCAGAGATCGAGCAGCAGGCAGAAGCGGGGGTCCTTCACCGCCCAGGGAGAGGCATGCTGCTCAGCGAGGCGGTTCAGGCACCGCCGGGCTCCGTCGAGCCATTCCGGCGAGCAGGCTGAGGCGAGGACACCGGAGCGGGTCCAGCCCCAGTCGGGCCAGCCCTCCTCACCGGCCGGCACCAGCCGGCGCAGCAGGGAACGGTTGAAGGCCAGAACGCTCCGGTCTTCGAAGTAGCCGTCGGGGTTGCCGGCATCAGCGGGCGGGAAATCACCGCCCATCGCCAGATCGAGCCGGCTCAGCAGACGGGCCAGGAGCGACGTGCCGCTGCGGTGCATCCCCGTCACCAGCAGCGGCGCCGTCAACTGGGCACCCGGGCGATCGCCTCAACGATGGCGGCACGCTGGTCGGCGTCGTAGCCCCAGCGCTCCAGGAAGGCCACATCGCTGCCCTGACCATCCCGCGCGGCGGCCAGCAGGGTGGTGAGTCGCTCGCTCACCGCGGCGGAATCGAGAACCCGCAGCAGCTCGATGCAGCGCTCCTGCACCCGCAGTGAGCCCTCCTGCTGGCCCGGGTTGTTCCGGCGGCCGTGGTGCAGGGCCATCGCCGTGCACATGGCCAGATTGCGGGC
It encodes the following:
- a CDS encoding sulfotransferase — encoded protein: MTAPLLVTGMHRSGTSLLARLLSRLDLAMGGDFPPADAGNPDGYFEDRSVLAFNRSLLRRLVPAGEEGWPDWGWTRSGVLASACSPEWLDGARRCLNRLAEQHASPWAVKDPRFCLLLDLWLRVSPDSLVLAIYRHPCDVVDALQRVRPPLFLEHPSWCVPIWLHYNRPLLALKRRHPDRCLLLSAQRLVADIDGVAAWLSRRLLPQLPTPSAGSYRSLLRVGRLACTSPTSHLRGLYRSCAPDAEALHADLEALADRPSLASPAAASPPAIGPPPGRTLPC